In a single window of the Lagenorhynchus albirostris chromosome 19, mLagAlb1.1, whole genome shotgun sequence genome:
- the CPNE7 gene encoding LOW QUALITY PROTEIN: copine-7 (The sequence of the model RefSeq protein was modified relative to this genomic sequence to represent the inferred CDS: inserted 3 bases in 2 codons), with product MEQALCGGQRTAFVSGREVPRGLGNAPRGIAAAEPGHRASGSAQLDRSHPHLGDLLTQGCLQVDRTEGVRSGLHPAFSKVFTLDYYFEEVQKLYFEVYDTHGPSSLSCQDDDFXGGMECTSGQIVAQKKVTPALLLKVSRNAGKSPSMVRPRLPPAPPPADPHPFLSEAGASGHLPRLGCSWAGKGGVRPLLPSREPWRSPFAQVIARDISGNKGHAELSLLAMKLDDKGLFSKPDPLLELHRINDDKSKQLVYRTEVVKNDLSPTWQPFKVSLSSLSSLCSCEEPPPLKGLVWGYDSRGKHDFIAEFSTTLVEMQNAFREDQLRRDCVNLKYTQEKRSPKNSGVVILADLKVSLGPACSPSPRSGWKGCSCLSSAESDPGPWLESADLALVVASISPLIPLGGGCQALGALRPASVLAGARTPHLSRARWMRVDAGRVSRDPLPCTWVNPGSPSCGLPIYKVWLFQSSGWWTWSLSRGRRSCPEGSLWPQQYYILLILTNGVATNMADTREAIMRASHLPVSIIVGVGNADFTDMQVLDGDSGVLCSPRGEPALXDILKFVPFWELKSASPVALAKSVLAEVPRQLVEYYRHKECL from the exons ATGGAGCAGGCCCTCTGTGGGGGCCAGAGGACTGCCTTTGTCTCAGGGAGAGAGGTGCCCAGGGGTCTGGGCAATGCCCCCCGGGGCATCGCAGCAGCAG AGCCAGGGCACAGGGCCTCGGGGAGTGCTCAGCTGGACAGATCCCACCCCCACCTTGGGGATCTGCTCACCCAGGGCTGCTTGCAGGTGGACAGAACCGAGGGGGTCCGGAGCGGCCTGCATCCGGCCTTCTCCAAGGTCTTCACACTGGACTACTACTTTGAAGAGGTGCAGAAGCTGTACTTTGAGGTCTACGACACCCACGGGCCCAGCAGCCTCAGCTGCCAGGATGACGACT TGGGGGGCATGGAGTGCACCTCGGGGCAG ATCGTGGCCCAGAAGAAGGTGACCCCAGCACTGTTGCTGAAGGTCAGCAGGAACGCCGGCAAGTCCCCCAGCATGGTGAGGCCCCGCCTTCCAccagccccgccccctgcagACCCCCACCCATTCCTCTCCGAGGCCGGGGCCTCTGGACACCTCCCGAGGCTGGGCTGCAGCTGGGCAGGGAAGGGTGGGGTCAGACCCCTCCTGCCCAGCCGGGAGCCTTGGCGCTCTCCCTTCGCCCAGGTGATAGCCAGAGACATCTCTGGGAATAAAGGCCATGCGGAGCTCTCCCTCCTTGCCATGAAGCTGGATGACAAG GGCCTCTTCAGCAAGCCGGACCCCCTCCTGGAGCTGCACCGGATCAACGATGATAAGAGCAAGCAGCTGGTGTACAGGACGGAG GTGGTGAAGAACGACCTGAGCCCCACCTGGCAGCCTTTCAAGGTGTCTCTGAGCAGCCTGAGCAGCCTGTGCAGCTGTGAGGAGCCTCCGCCTCTGAag GGCCTCGTCTGGGGTTATGACTCCCGCGGGAAGCACGACTTCATCGCAGAATTCTCTACCACCTTAGTGGAGATGCAGAATGCCTTCCGGGAGGACCAGCTGAGA CGGGACTGTGTAAACCTCAAGTACACGCAGGAGAAGCGCAGTCCCAAGAACTCTGGGGTGGTCATCCTGGCAGACCTGAAGGTGAGCCTCGGCCcagcctgcagcccctccccccgCAGTGGGTGGAAGGGGTGCTCCTGCCTCAGTTCTGCAGAGAGTGATCCGGGCCCCTGGCTGGAGTCTGCTGACCTTGCCCTTGTGGTGGCCTCCATATCCCCTCTCATTCCCCTGGGGGGGGGCTGCCAGGCTCTGGGGGCACTCAGGCCTGCCTCTGTCCTTGCTGGGGCTCGGACCCCTCATCTTAGCCGAGCAAGGTGGATGCGGGTGGATGCTGGGCGCGTGTCGCGGGACCCACTTCCCTGC ACCTGGGTCAACCCCGGCTCCCCCAGCTGCGGTCTCCCCATCTATAAGGTGTGGCTGTTCCA GTCATCTGGTTGGTGGACTTGGAGTTTGAGTAGGGGGAGACGCAGCTGCCCTGAAGGGTCCCTGTGGCCCCAGCAATACTACATCCTGCTGATCCTGACAAACGGCGTGGCGACCAACATGGCGGACACACGTGAGGCCATCATGCGCGCCTCCCACCTGCCCGTGTCTATCATCGTGGGGGTGGGCAACGCCGACTTCACCGACATGCAGGTCCTCGACGGCGACAGCGGTGTCCTGTGCTCCCCACGGGGCGAGCCTGCCCT TGACATCTTGAAGTTTGTGCCCTTCTGGGAGCTCAAGAGC GCGTCCCCCGTGGCGCTGGCCAAGAGTGTGCTTGCCGAGGTGCCCAGGCAGCTGGTTGAGTATTACAGACACAAGGAATGCCTCTGA
- the RPL13 gene encoding large ribosomal subunit protein eL13: MAPSRNGMILKPHFHKDWQRRVATWFNQPARKIRRRKARQAKARRIAPRPASGPLRPVVRCPTVRYHTKVRAGRGFSLEELRVAGIHKKVARTIGISVDPRRRNKCTESLQANVQRLKEYRSKLILFPRKPSAPKKGDSSAEELKLATQLTGPVMPIRNVYKKEKARVITEEEKNFKAFASLRMARANARLFGIRAKRAKEAAEQDVEKKK; this comes from the exons ATGGCGCCCAGCCGGAATGGCATGATTCTGAAGCCCCACTTCCACAAGGACTGGCAGCGGCGCGTGGCGACATGGTTCAACCAGCCGGCGCGCAAGATACGCAG ACGCAAGGCCCGGCAGGCCAAGGCGCGCCGCATTGCCCCGCGCCCCGCGTCCGGCCCGCTCCGGCCGGTGGTGAGATGCCCCACGGTCAGGTACCACACCAAGGTGCGCGCCGGCAGGGGCTTCAGCCTGGAGGAGCTGAGG GTGGCCGGCATCCACAAAAAGGTGGCCCGGACCATTGGGATCTCGGTGGACCCGAGGCGGCGGAACAAGTGCACGGAGTCCCTGCAGGCTAACGTGCAGCGGCTCAAGGAGTACCGCTCCAAGCTCATCCTCTTCCCCAGGAAGCCGTCGGCCCCCAAGAAGGGAGACAGCTCT GCTGAAGAGCTCAAATTGGCCACCCAGCTGACCGGACCAGTCATGCCCATACGGAAC GTGTACAAGAAGGAGAAAGCCAGAGTCAtcacagaagaagagaagaacTTCAAGGCGTTCGCCAGTCTCCGCATGGCCCGTGCCAACGCCCGGCTTTTTGGCATCCGGGCAAAAAGGGCCAAGGAAGCTGCAGAACAggatgttgaaaagaaaaaataa